A stretch of Arachis hypogaea cultivar Tifrunner chromosome 15, arahy.Tifrunner.gnm2.J5K5, whole genome shotgun sequence DNA encodes these proteins:
- the LOC112748646 gene encoding uncharacterized protein, with the protein MDVDIFKTSTASDSMDMMAMMMQQMEKLPPPELSEPPFYTTYPSQTDFHNNNNVVPQVEPNLINPTFIFQQQHSMAPPPVVTSNNDDIITSSFPYPPPPPPPSCSDSSNKKNSMAAMREMIFRVAVMQPVHIDPESIKPPKRRNVKISKDPQSVAARHRRERISERIRILQRLVPGGTKMDTASMLDEAIHYVKFLKKQVQTLEQAGGGRTCNNNGFTGFSSSSSSINASNYPAMVKGCHQPYPPMLMGSSASKQLLS; encoded by the coding sequence ATGGATGTGGACATATTCAAAACCTCTACTGCTAGTGACAGCATGGACATGATGGCAATGATGATGCAGCAGATGGAAAAGCTTCCTCCTCCTGAATTATCTGAACCTCCTTTTTATACCACCTACCCATCACAAACCGACTTccataataacaataatgtagTGCCTCAAGTTGAACCAAACTTGATTAATCCCACTTTCATCTTCCAACAACAACATTCCATGGCACCACCACCTGTAGTCACCAGCAACAACGATGATATTATTACTTCTTCTTTTCCctaccctcctcctcctcctcctccttcttgttCCGATAGCAGCAACAAGAAGAACTCGATGGCTGCCATGAGGGAGATGATATTCCGGGTGGCGGTTATGCAACCGGTTCACATAGACCCGGAGTCTATAAAGCCACCAAAGAGGAGGAACGTGAAGATCTCAAAGGATCCTCAGAGCGTGGCGGCGAGGCACAGGAGGGAGCGGATAAGCGAGAGGATAAGGATTCTTCAGAGATTAGTCCCCGGTGGAACTAAAATGGACACAGCTTCCATGTTGGATGAGGCCATTCACTACGTCAAGTTCTTGAAGAAGCAAGTGCAGACTCTCGAACAAGCAGGAGGGGGAAGAACATGTAATAATAATGGCTTCACGggattctcatcatcatcatcatccattaATGCCAGTAATTATCCTGCTATGGTTAAAGGTTGCCACCAACCTTATCCTCCCATGCTGATGGGTTCTTCTGCTTCAAAACAATTGCTCAGCTGA
- the LOC112747824 gene encoding protein FAR-RED IMPAIRED RESPONSE 1-like, whose protein sequence is MQDLSNAAALSSTIDSAALSSAHNAAGVHSFRMAGSQEERVASEGPPLCTSPSRNSLMEVDIVEPLVCVASEVSENLSYEQENLAPDVAEHGHKSNKLSDVMDVGSEEMEPGDELPDHGNLQEDEIPRVGMRFAQLQMAHDFYVSYAKKAGFATKIRTTTFDKITKAPINHAIHCNHDGIRESRVKAPTRKNTISAAGCKARIYVKFDKDVQDWVLFKVDLTHSHPCSPRKALHYHEYRQLIMHSKCVIEDNDEAEIRPNKTFLALSNEAGSPSNLGFSEKDLRNYITARLRNSNVNADVREMMSYFMRMKDINPNFFYAVKLDEECKFKSAVWVDARCRASYEYYGDVVSVDSTYSTNRHGLPFVSFVGVNHHRKSTHLGCALLGNEEIGSYEWVFSQWVKCMGTAPKSIITDQCRSLYRAIKNPTHATGGAFGIL, encoded by the exons ATGCAGGATCTTTCCAACGCAGCCGCCCTCTCATCTACGATCGACAGCGCCGCACTCTCATCTGCACACAACGCAGCCGGTGTTCACTCCTTCAGAATGGCAGGATCGCAAGAAGAACGTGTTGCAAGTGAGGGTCCTCCTTTATGCACATCACCTAGCCGAAATTCATTAATGGAGGTTGATATAGTTGAACCGTTAGTTTGTGTTGCCTCTGAAGTTTCTGAAAATTTATCATACGAACAAGAAAACTTAGCCCCCGATGTCGCAGAGCACGGTCACAAGTCGAATAAG TTGTCGGATGTTATGGATGTTGGAAGTGAAGAGATGGAGCCTGGTGATGAG ttACCAGATCATGGTAACCTACAAGAAGACGAGATACCAAGAGTTGGAATGCGGTTTGCTCAGTTACAGATGGCGCATGACTTTTATGTGTCCTATGCAAAGAAAGCTGGATTTGCAACTAAGATAAGGACGACAACATTTGACAAGATCACGAAGGCTCCCATTAATCATGCTATACACTGTAATCACGACGGGATCCGCGAGTCTCGTGTTAAAGCACCAACGCGGAAGAATACGATTTCAGCTGCTGGGTGCAAGGCAAGGATATATGTAAAGTTTGATAAAGATGTGCAAGACTGGGTTTTGTTCAAGGTTGACTTGACGCACTCACACCCCTGTTCACCGAGAAAGGCATTGCACTACCATGAGTATAGGCAGCTGATCATGCATTCGAAGTGCGTGATCGAGGATAATGATGAGGCTGAGATTCGTCCAAATAAGACATTCCTTGCTTTGTCAAATGAGGCTGGTAGCCCCTCTAACTTGGGATTCTCAGAGAAGGATTTAAGAAACTATATAACAGCAAGGCTCCGTAATAGCAACGTGAATGCGGATGTCAGGGAGATGATGAGCTACTTCATGAGAATGAAGGACATCAATCCGAACTTCTTTTACGCGGTGAAGTTGGACGAGGAGTGTAAATTTAAGAGTGCAGTATGGGTTGATGCAAGGTGTAGGGCGTCGTATGAATACTATGGAGACGTCGTGTCAGTTGATAGCACATATAGTACAAATAG GCACGGATTACCGTTTGTGTCGTTCGTTGGGGTCAACCACCATCGTAAGTCGACCCACCTCGGTTGTGCTTTGTTGGGGAATGAAGAAATCGGAAGTTATGAGTGGGTTTTTAGCCAATGGGTGAAGTGCATGGGAACTGCTCCAAAGTCTATCATAACCGATCAATGTCGATCCCTTTACCGTGCGATCAAAAACCCGACACACGCCACCGGTGGTGCATTTGGCATATTATGA